Proteins encoded within one genomic window of Corynebacterium aurimucosum:
- a CDS encoding glutaredoxin family protein, protein MSHVVELMVRTTCGSCARVLEQITPVVRQAGAELKVRNVDEDAELAMEYGDRVPVVVIDGEEFSCWEVDNEELAQALVE, encoded by the coding sequence ATGTCTCACGTCGTCGAGCTGATGGTGCGTACCACGTGCGGCTCCTGCGCGCGCGTTCTGGAGCAGATTACCCCGGTGGTCCGGCAGGCTGGGGCAGAGCTTAAAGTGCGCAACGTCGATGAGGATGCGGAGCTGGCCATGGAATATGGTGATCGCGTCCCCGTTGTGGTGATTGATGGCGAGGAGTTCTCCTGCTGGGAAGTGGACAATGAGGAGCTAGCGCAGGCGTTGGTGGAGTAG